A window from Theropithecus gelada isolate Dixy chromosome 1, Tgel_1.0, whole genome shotgun sequence encodes these proteins:
- the BATF3 gene encoding basic leucine zipper transcriptional factor ATF-like 3, which produces MSQGLPAAGSVLQRSVAAPGNQPQPQPQVEGGRLREGRGVRGTGAPRGGEESPEDDDRKVRRREKNRVAAQRSRKKQTQKADKLHEEYECLEQENTMLRREIGKLTEELKHLTEALKEHEKMCPLLLCPLNFVPVPPRPDPVAGCLPR; this is translated from the exons ATGTCGCAAGGGCTCCCGGCCGCCGGCAGCGTCCTGCAGAGGAGCGTCGCGGCGCCGGGGAACCAGCCGCAGCCGCAGCCGCAGGTAGAGGGCGGGAGGCTCAGGGAGGGTCGTGGGGTGCGGGGAACCGGCGCGCCGCGGGGGGGCGAGGAG AGCCCTGAGGATGATGACAGGAAGGTCcgaaggagagaaaaaaaccgAGTTGCTGCTCAGAGAAGTCGGAAGAAGCAGACCCAGAAGGCTGACAAGCTCCATGAG GAATATGAGTGCCTGGAGCAAGAAAACACCATGCTGCGGAGAGAGATCGGAAAGCTGACAGAGGAGCTGAAGCACCTGACAGAGGCACTGAAGGAGCACGAGAAGATGTGTCCGCTGCTGCTCTGCCCTCTGAACTTTGTGCCAGTGCCTCCCCGGCCAGACCCCGTGGCTGGCTGCTTGCCCCGATGA